AGGTTCAGGGGCATACATTTAGTGCTATTGGCCCAAAATGTGTGTTGATTTGCATCAGGTTATTCTCTTTAACATGTCGGTTGCATGTTAGGAAATAGATTTGCGTGCATGCTGCATTGGGTGTTAACAAGTCTGTATCCGGTACAGACCAACTTTTGATGCGGTCATTAAGTGCAGATGACCTGTAAATTTCAGAGAAGTTCTGGTTGGTACATTAAATCTGTCAAGTCACAAAATTTCAAGTCTAGACCCGATGCAAATGAAATGGAAGAAAAGACATATACCTTTCTGAAACTTATAAGAAAAAAAAATACAATCTTACTATTCACTGTTGTATTTGTATTTCCGTATGTAAACTGAATCTGGATTTGAAATTTGGTCGCTAGTGATAGATAGAAATTTTAGTTGTTTTGGCAGGACTTCACAATTGCTTTATGTATCGCTCAGTGCTCTAGTGGGTGGCATTCTTTCATGGGTATCCCCTAGGCAATATTGGGAAAACCTTTTTTTATATTCAGGTTTCTAGTTTCCTATATATTTCTTAGTTTCCTAGCACACATAGTCCTTATTGAAGTATTTTTTACGCAAAATTATTTGGAATATTATTTCGATTTTAAAGATGAGGGTAGATCAGTATTGTAAGCATACTATTAAAGCAGCAGTAAGCATCCGCCTTCTAACCAACCATCGCCGCAGTGCTGGTTTTGAAGATTCTTGTGTTCTGTTCCTTCCACGTGGTCCACCAGGCGAGCTGGACCAACTAGCTCCAggccttcttctcctctctcGGCAGTATCACGGTGCTCCGCTCCGTCCACTCAAGGGAGGTAGTGGTTGATGATGGTGCAAGTGCCCACCGCAGGATGCAATGCCAGAGTGTGGCCTGCCAGACCTCAATCGTGTAGGGGCACAATGCGAGCAGTACAGCGTCCTCCAATGGCCCCAAGCAGAGCGCGCAGGCAGGGTCGTGTGGCCACCCGTTCTTTGCGAGCACGTCGGTGGTGTTGCAGCGCTCTAGCATTGCACTCACTTAGTAGTTAGACAACTTTTCGTAATATACCAACAATATCCTTTTTCTATGCATTTTATTATTTTTATCACTTAGTTTTTTGAGGATGTCACTTTATGCATGATGCACCGTGCTGATTTCTTCCGTTGCATGCAGGATGTCATCTTCAAACGTTTTCGATGAAAAATTTGAGGCTGCTGTCACAAAGCTGGATGCTATTGGAATCGCGAGAAAAACTGTTTCACCAGTGTTGACGAAGCTACTAGAGTTGTATGATTACAACTGGGAGTACATAGAAGCTGATGACTTTCGGGTTCTAACCGATGCTATATTTGACGAGCCAGATCCCAAAGTACAGTTTACTTTGTTCTGATTTTATAGTCAGAATGTATTGTTTTGAGGGACAACATTTCTCTTATAACTTGTTATGCTACCACTTTTGGTACAGGAAGAACAGAAAAAACAAGCTAACAAAAGGAAGAATCCTGATTCGGACCACTATAACAAGAAGCTTAGGGCAAAACATCATTCTCAAAAACCTACATCCAAGATGCATGCCAATGAGAAGAGAGAGTTGGCTGAAGCTCCACCGCAGCAAGAAGCAGGCAAGCTGTGCCCTCAAACAGTTTGTGGCACTGTAAACACATTGCAGTTGTCTTCTTCGCGACTGCCGATTAAAGAAAGAAATATGGAAACCAGTGTTCTGGAGGATACACCGACAGATGAAGATAGTTTAGCTTTATCAGTCCAAGGTCAAGACCTTCCTACTTTCGAGACCCCACTGGCTATTATGAGCCCACCAGTTCAAGATTCCAGGCATCAAAGAGGTAATTTCTGTTTAAGCAAAATGTCTCACACTCGTATTATTTGCTGAGCGCCCACATTTTATATGAAGAAATATTGTTATAATCAGGTATTATATAATCTTGATGTTTTGAGTTTTATAGTCTTTTTAATATTTCCAAATAAAGGCTCTTTGGGGATTGCAAAATTTCCACCATTAGCAGTTATCACCAGTTACTTCCATAATATAGTTTGTAGTGTGATAGAAGTTAGCGATCATAAGTTTTATAACTCGTAGACTTAAAAGACACACTCACTGATCATCCTGACACTGGAAATTCGGTGGCTACGCAATGCATGCGTGTTTGATGGTGTGATCCTGAGGTGCCAGCAGTTGATTGAGTCCCTCTTTAACTAAGCTGAGCTGTGGCAGGTGGTTGCTGGAGCCAAGGCACTTTGACAGTTGCCACTCCAGGCCTCATGACCTTTCCCAGCTTAGATCTTGCCTTGGTTTTCCCCTTTTAGTTTTCTCTTTGTTCTTCATCCTTTTGTACGATTAATTAGCTAGTAATAaacactcttgtttaccagttcTCTGTTCTTTTTTGAGGTCTATTTTTACTTGTGCCATTTCAGGCACTTCTTAATATACAGATGACACTCAATCTTGGTGTGTGTCCAAAAAACACTAGGTCTCCTTTGGTTTATAGGataggaatatcataggaatagAAAACTTgtaggcctcctttggttcaaatgagatgacatgtatctcaaatcctatgagtaggaataggaaaggagatgccctttgattcacatcataggattttttttccattgagtctagcctaatgtttattttcctatgaaatgtGAAGGATAGGAATAATTCCTCGAATAGGATTtcattcctacaaaccaaagggctctaaaggaatttttcctatagaaatcctatcctatgaaattcctccaagattcctctaaaccaaaggaggccgtagaaaatgagatgacatgtatctcaaatcctatgattaggaataggaaaagagatgtcatttcgTTCACATCATAGGAAATTTTCCACCGAGTCTAgtctaatgtttattttcctttgaaatgtggaggacaggaacaaatcctatgtAGGAATAGGAATGCATTAATCAAAGGGCTCTAAAGAAAAATTCCTATAAGAATCCTATCCTATAGAATTCCTATGAAATTCCTccaaaccaaaggaggcctaaaAACATCAATGACTGCTGGGAATACATCAAATAGGTTTCATAAATGGTTTCCCTTGAGACTACAAACTCTAGTTAATTTCCGTGCTATTTTCTCAATGCATCACTAGTTACGGTTTGTATTGCTTACCAGTTTGTCTGATATCTTTGGCTTGCGTGTGAGCCTATACGGCATACTGACATAGGAAGTTAGGAATTGTACTGTTGTGAACTTTGAATTTATAAAATACTGCCATATCGCTTTTAATGATACCAATATGTGTACTGCAACTGCTCCATAGATATCCTGTTTTTCCTGCAAAGATTGCATCATCTTGTTGTAGCTGCGCTGTTAATATTTTTTTTCCGTTGCCTTGTTAATCTAGGATCTTAATCTCTAATACGGAGTAACTTCTAACCACTATAGAATTTCTGTATTTTGATTTTTCAAATACTCCAGCATACAAGGATGCACATGAAAGAAACATATCTAATACATCTAGAAGCCAAGTAATCACAAGCAGCACAGACTCTTCAACCAACTTTGAGGTAGCTTTGTCAAATTCTGGAACAGGGAAACTGTCATTTACATGTAACTCGGCAGATCATCCTGATTTCCACATGCCGGACATGGAGTCTGTATGCAAGGAAATGGAGGCTAGATGTCTCAGGACATACAAGATCCTAGAACCCAATTTCTCTTTCATAAAACTTTTGCAAGACACTTGCCAGTGTATCGTTGATTTGGGTCATGCATCTAGTGGACCTAGAGAAAGTGGAATGGTACAAATAGTTCCTGCCATGGACTTTTTGTCTAAACCTTCAGTGTCACGAGTGTTGCAGCCAAATGAAGCTGGTTCCTCGTGTATGCCACCTAATGACCACATTATTCATGATGGTGTATGCTCTTCTGGTTCTTTTGCTGGAGAACAGATCAGTTCCAGTAATATGCTTGTTATTGCCAATAGACCAGCTCATGATGTCAATGACATAACAAAAGGTGAAGAACATGTGAGTATTCCCATAATTAATACGGTTGGCAATGGGATTCTTCCGCCCCCCTTCCACTACATACCATGCAATATCATATACCAGAATGCATATGTCAATCTTTCGCTTGCTAGAATAGGAGATGAAAGCTGCTGCTCAGGCTGCTTTGGAGATTGTCTAGCAGAACAACTTCCTTGTGCATGTGCAACAGTAACTGGAGGTGAATTTGCTTATACAAGGGATGGCCTGCTTAAGGAAGGATTTCTTGATTCTTGTGTCGCTGGGCTTCCTAAATTCCACTGCAAAATTTGCAATCCTTGTGAAGGACACCCTACAAAGAAATTTATCAAGGAATGCTGGAGTAAATGTGGCTGTGCCAGAAATTGTGGAAATCGTGTGGTGCAGCGAGGAATTACTCGGCAACTACAGGTAAGTCATATACTCGTATCTATATATGCTCTTGGTATGACCCTTTTTGTACAAAAGATAAAAGTTTTGATTAATCAGTGCCAATTGGCAAATATGATAGAATAACTGTATTCCCTGTGCAATTATGCAGCTACATATGCATATAATAAAAATAGAGTTTTGTCTGTTATACAGTTTTAATGCTTATAACTAAATATATAGTTGTATTTAACTATTTCGTATACGACTTCAAGTGATACATGATTAATCTGCACCTTCTAAACAAGCTGTGAAAATGGCGAGCCTGTTTCTTTCTATTTTAACTTGCTTAACTATTCCTTGTATTTTAACTTCAATTATTACGGCAATGTTGATCAAACAAAGAACTCCATTTTGACCTTGTGTCCTAATATAATGGTGTATGATGGCAAGTGCAGCATTTCTTTTTCTTGCGATGTGGTGCATTCTGTGTATGTTCATGTGCTCTGCACATCAAACTGAACATCATGCATGTTTTCTTATGTTCATTTGAGTATCGTCGTTTCAGGTATTCTTAACCCCTGGAAAAAAGGGATGGGGACTGCAGGCTGCTGAGGAAATTCCACGAGGCGCGTTTATTTGTGAGTATGTTGGTGAAATATTAACTAACACTGAGCTTGATGAGCGAAACACTCAAGGGACATCAAAAGGTCGCCATACATATCCAACACTGCTCAATGCTGATTGGGACACTGAAGATGTTCTTGGGGACGACCATGCTCTCTGTCTGGATGCCACCTTTTACGGGAATGTGGCAAGGTTTATAAACCATAGGTAACATTCCTTTTATGATTTGTCATCATAGAGTTGCTATTTTTTAAACAGAGATGCATAATGATCCTTCACAGTTCTCTATAATACATCATGTTTCTGGTTTTGTGTGATTAGACAACGCAATACATGCCGTTTGGAGTTATAAGTTAAAATTTCCCCCGCAAGAAAAATGTCGTAGAAAACCACCTCCCCAGCCCCCAACCCCCAAAAAAGGAGTAATAGAAAATCGCCCCCCGCAAAAAAAGGGTTGTAGAAATTGTAATCAAATTTGACCAAAATGTAACTGATGAACGGCCACCTGTGAGGGTTTGGGGAAACCTTGCCACCTGAAGGTTCAAATCTTGTTGTGTGTACTTGTAGAAGTGAACACTCTTAACTCTTGCCTGTGTGTTATCACCATCCAGTATTTCTCTTTATAAATGCTTGTAAACTAGTAGTGGGTGCGCTTGTATTATTCCTTATGACAGCACTTTGATTAAGATATTCAAGTGATGCCACTCTAATTTGAAGCTAGCTAATAACACTTCCTAACCCAAAATTTGAACAGAAGTGATTTTGAGACAAAAAAATGCTGCTTCCATACTATGCTGCATAATAACTTTGACTTATTAATTTGGTATGTTTTGTCGTGAGAAGTTGTTGACTTGGTATGTCATTGTACGCTGTAGGTGTTCTGATGCCAATCTCATTGATATACCTGTTCAGATCGAGACACCTGACCGCCACTACTACCATGTATGTATGCAACTCCAGCTAGTTATTGGCTTTTGTGTGTTAATCCAGTTTGAAACACATGAAGATTGTTTATCTATTCTTTTGTTTCGTTCAGGTGGCATTTTTCACCAAAAGGAAAATAGAGCCATTTGAAGAACTGACATGGGTAGGTGGCACACTTGTATTTCATCCAGTTAGCCAATTGCATTTAAGCTCCATTGTGCTGTATCTGTCCTGTACCAGTGAATCTGAGGGCTACAAGATATGGGCTAACCCGTTTCTACCATGCTAGTTATATTTTGCTCAATCTCGTGTTTTTGACTTCTATAACTTAATGTTGAACTGTATCAATTCGAACCCATCAATAGTTTTGCCAGGCTACTGTCCCTTCTTTTTTTAGTGAAATCTTCTTGCCTACTTTAAGTCGCGCGTCAAAATGCATGATCTTGTTTTGTGCACATTTTGACCACAGGACTACAATATTGATTTTAACGATGTCAACCACCCTATCAAGGCATTCAAGTGTTGCTGCGGAAGCAAGCACTGCCGGGACAAAAAAAGCAACCCAAGTAGGTGCCTTAACCTTTTTCTATGGTGCACTTGATAGTTACTGATGCTTATTTCTCAACCTTCCCTACCCCACTGGCCTACCCTAATCTTTGGAAGATGTCTAGTGGTTTTAGCATGCCTCTTAACGGTGCATCTATGGTTATTTCTCATTAACTCTTTTTTCAATTTAGTGTTTCTATGTCTATGCACATGACGGCTGGCAATATACTAATCCCGCCGATCCAAAAAAAaagtgtcgtggttttagttcaaatttgaactaaaactgAACTGAAACCACGACACTCTTttt
The sequence above is a segment of the Aegilops tauschii subsp. strangulata cultivar AL8/78 chromosome 6, Aet v6.0, whole genome shotgun sequence genome. Coding sequences within it:
- the LOC109747195 gene encoding probable inactive histone-lysine N-methyltransferase SUVR2, coding for MSSSNVFDEKFEAAVTKLDAIGIARKTVSPVLTKLLELYDYNWEYIEADDFRVLTDAIFDEPDPKEEQKKQANKRKNPDSDHYNKKLRAKHHSQKPTSKMHANEKRELAEAPPQQEAGKLCPQTVCGTVNTLQLSSSRLPIKERNMETSVLEDTPTDEDSLALSVQGQDLPTFETPLAIMSPPVQDSRHQRAYKDAHERNISNTSRSQVITSSTDSSTNFEVALSNSGTGKLSFTCNSADHPDFHMPDMESVCKEMEARCLRTYKILEPNFSFIKLLQDTCQCIVDLGHASSGPRESGMVQIVPAMDFLSKPSVSRVLQPNEAGSSCMPPNDHIIHDGVCSSGSFAGEQISSSNMLVIANRPAHDVNDITKGEEHVSIPIINTVGNGILPPPFHYIPCNIIYQNAYVNLSLARIGDESCCSGCFGDCLAEQLPCACATVTGGEFAYTRDGLLKEGFLDSCVAGLPKFHCKICNPCEGHPTKKFIKECWSKCGCARNCGNRVVQRGITRQLQVFLTPGKKGWGLQAAEEIPRGAFICEYVGEILTNTELDERNTQGTSKGRHTYPTLLNADWDTEDVLGDDHALCLDATFYGNVARFINHRCSDANLIDIPVQIETPDRHYYHVAFFTKRKIEPFEELTWDYNIDFNDVNHPIKAFKCCCGSKHCRDKKSNPRSRSRALVLL